One part of the Glycine max cultivar Williams 82 chromosome 14, Glycine_max_v4.0, whole genome shotgun sequence genome encodes these proteins:
- the WRP1 gene encoding WRKY-related protein 1, whose protein sequence is MPFRNSNMIVQKKLWRIVGFLSSVIGLICYALSSSFNHLFGEWNFLKIILYAVISFSISSIMLLLKKWKLSKSFMLKAHVGVLVLLITSVYSFVSDKAVNGKPDMLSLISCFAFAFMSLCLSKQIDLGFGADLLNFFLGCLTVQLMHIHLMLSIVAAIFCYCFMFFRSKLDSQSQIGTVEVEDHVNIEIDAEDGKREFDDNRSDFQANHSHQQVPLLRMVGDGYNWRKYEDKVVKGSANQLSYYKCTQPTCYVKKKVERTIEGEIVDIHYQGTHTHCERMHNMKRNSSSEYLYSVLPSEPVTFPDQSFASQGNGELDYHVQQQRTPQYPNEI, encoded by the coding sequence ATGCCTTTCCGAAATTCCAATATGATAGTACAGAAAAAGCTATGGAGAATTGTTGGATTTTTGTCAAGTGTGATTGGACTAATCTGTTACGCGTTGAGTTCCTCTTTCAACCACCTATTTGGAGAGTGGAACTTCTTGAAGATCATCCTTTACGCAGTGATAAGTTTCTCTATCAGCAGCATCAtgttacttttgaaaaaatggAAACTTTCCAAGAGTTTCATGCTAAAAGCTCATGTGGGTGTTCTGGTTTTGTTGATCACTTCTGTGTACTCTTTTGTATCCGACAAAGCTGTGAATGGAAAACCAGACATGTTAAGTTTGATTTCGTGTTTTGCCTTTGCTTTCATGTCTCTGTGTCTGTCAAAGCAGATTGACCTTGGGTTTGGAGCAGATCTCCTCAATTTCTTCCTTGGATGCCTAACTGTTCAACTAAtgcacatccatttgatgctcTCTATTGTTGCAGCCATATTTTGCtattgtttcatgttttttcgTTCCAAGTTGGATTCTCAATCACAGATTGGAACTGTAGAAGTTGAAGACCATGTAAACATAGAAATTGATGCTGAAGATGGAAAAAGAGAGTTTGATGACAACAGAAGTGACTTCCAAGCTAATCATAGCCACCAACAAGTTCCGTTATTAAGAATGGTGGGTGATGGGTACAATTGGAGAAAATATGAAGATAAAGTAGTGAAAGGAAGTGCAAACCAGTTAAGTTACTACAAATGCACACAACCCACTTGCTATGTGAAGAAAAAAGTTGAGAGAACTATAGAGGGGGAAATTGTTGATATACACTACCAGGGTACTCATACACATTGCGAGCGTATGCATAATATGAAGAGAAACTCTTCATCTGAATATTTATATTCAGTGTTACCTTCAGAGCCTGTCACCTTTCCAGATCAATCATTTGCCTCTCAGGGCAATGGAGAATTGGATTATCATGTGCAGCAACAGAGAACTCCTCAATATCCAAATGAAATATGA